The sequence ATAGAAAAAGTTTAATCCCCGAAATACAATCCATCAGATCGTGTACTAGTCCTCGCATCGCCTATTCCGATCCTGGCTACGCAGCGCTCGTCGGGTCTATGCCCCGCATGTCGTGGCAACAGCGCACCAGGGGCCTCTTACCAGTTACCTCTGAATCACACGTGGCTCACGTTCCCCAAATCTTGACTGGCATTGACGCGGTAGACGCCTCCTGGGGAGGTCTATACCAGGGCGGCACCTATCTATGTTACGGAGATGCGGCCAGCGGACGCGGCCTGCTGGCCATGATGTTTCTTCAGGCCGGCGTCGAGCAAGGCGAGTCGTGCCTTTTTATTTCGCCTGGCCGGCCGCAGGATTGGTTCATCCAGGCGGACTCTGTCTCCTTCGACCTCCAGGGCGCCTACGAACAGGGCCTCGTCCGCCTCCTCTGGATTCCCGACGTCTCCGGGCTCCATCATCTGGACGATCAGATGGCCGCGCGCGCCCTGAGCGATTTCGTCACCATCGTCGCGCAGGAGCGGCCGATGCGCGTCGTGATCAACGACTTCATGCCGTTCATGCAGTTCCGCTCGTTCGACGGGTTCCGCCAGGCCTTTCTCGGCGCCCTCGAAGCGCTGAGCGCTACGGAGACGACGATTCTCTTGCTGCTGCCGGATCCGATCAATCCGGTCTCCCAGAAGATCATCGATTTTGTACGCAACTACGTTAGTGGGAGCATCCATCTCGAACTCGATGCTTCATCAAGCGCGGGGGCAACCCGTCGGATGACGCTCCTTCCGGGCATCGGGCATGTGCTTCACGAACAGATCGAGCACTGGGATATCGCCTCGGAAGGGGGCGCGCCGAGACCATCGGCCCGTGGTCCCCTGCGCGTACGGACGGCCGCCGGCAAGAAGGCGCACTCGTTCAGCCCGGTTGAGCAGGCCGCCGGCGCGCGCGCGGCCACGCCGGCCTTCGCCGCCCAGCCGGCGGGGGGCATCGTGGATCGAGCCGAGTTTGTCGACGCCCTGCGTCTCTGTTACAAGCGACGCGGCCAGGATAAGGGCTCGTTTACGCTGATGGCGCTCCGAATCGATGCGAATAACCCGACGCCCTCTCCGGTTCCGTTTCCTGAGCTGGCGGACCACGTGGAACGCGTTTTGAGGGCGGATGACCGACTCCTGGTCGACCCAACATCTCGCCGGCTGGTCGTGCTCATGCCCGAAGCGCGGCCGGACCTGGTGCAGCGGTTCTTCGATGCCTTACAGAAAAGCCTCGCTCGGGAGTACCCGTCCAGCCAGCAACATCTACTGGAAAGCGTCTCGGTGGTAGTCGTACCCGATGGGCAGCCCTTCGAGCGCGCCGAAGATTTCATGGCGTACGCCATGGAGGCCCGATGAGGCTCTTGCCCGATTGCCATGCACGCGATGCCTGCGACAAGCGCCCTGACTTCATGAAGGATATTGTTTACATCGTTTTCTGGTGCTTGCTATTCGCGGCCCGCCCGGCCGGCGCGCAGCTGAGCGATGTACAGGCGCAGGCCGTGCCGGTTGCCGGCGCGCCGGCGCGAGACATCGACGTGCTCGGCCATTATGTGGCCGCGAATCCGGGAGATTTCCAGGCCCGCCGCCAGTACGCCGATGCCCTCTACGATGCCGGTCGTTTTCGAGAGGCCGCCCATCAATATGACGTCTACCTCCAGGGCATGCAGGGCAGCCCGGAGTCCGTCCACCGCTTCCTCGTCGCCCTGGCGTCGTATGACGGCGACAACGCCCGCGGCGAGCGTGTCGCCCAGCGCTATATCGCCTTTTTCCCGACGGATGCGGACCTCTACATGCGCCTTGGGTATTTCCGGCTGTGGCAGGGTAAGTACGATGGGGCCGTCGAGGCCTTCGAACAGGCGCTCCGACTCGCGCCCGGCAGCACGGAGGCGCGCCAGGGTCTGCAGGCTACTCGGGAAGGGCGCGCTGTCATCGACCGTCTTACCACCCCGCCGCCCGTGCGCGCGGCGAATCCGACCGAGCAACCGCTGCTCGATGAACGTCGGTACCGGTTTATCGAAGAGCTCCTCGCGTACAAACGATACGCCGACGCCTACGACCAGCTCATGCTGCTCTCCGAGCGCCACACCGAGACCCAACGCTGGCTCGCGATGTACGAAACCATCGACCGCGGGCTGGTGGCTTCAGCCGGCTCCACTCCGGCGTATCCCGTCGATCGATATACGTTTCTCCTCCAGCAACATCCCTACGATAAGACGCTCCGCTTCCGGCTGGTAGATGCCCTCGCCGACGCCGGCCGTATCGCGGAGGCGTACACGGTGCTGCTGGATCAGGATTATATGTCGCCCCAGGATACGGCCTATGTTCGCCGGCTGGCAATGCTCGAATCCGAACGCGCCATGCTGGCGGAAGGGTATATGGCGAAGCTCGAGGCACGCTTCGCCAATGAATCCAACGACCGCGATGTGCTCCGCGAGTTGATCGACGCGTTCCTGGCCCAGCGACGCTCCGACGAGGCGCTCATACTCTACGAGCGGATGCTGGCCTCGTACCCGGAAGATAGCGCTACCCGTCTCGACTACGCTGGCCTGCTCGCACAAAACGGCCTGTTCACTGAAGCCTTCTCCCAGGCCGAGCGGCTCCTGGCACTCGATACGACGGATGTCGACTATCGCTTGCTCTACGCACGTCTCGAAATTGCTTCCGGCGAGATCACGCCGCGTTCGGACTGGTACCTCGAAACCCACCTCCAGCGGTATCCGGAAGATGCCGACGCCCTGCTGGATCGCGCCGAACGCGAGCTGGCCCTGGGGAACCAGGACGAAGCCGATCGTCATCTGCGCCGGGCGTTTGCTGTCGGCGCGCCGTCGGATCGAAACCGCATGTATGCGATCGACGCCCGGATCGAGCGCGCGATCCAGCGCCGCGCGGTGGAGCGCGAGACGCAGGCGCTGAGCGAGGCCCGCATGCTCGGCGGACTCGGTAATGTGACGGCGGCGGTTGAGGCCTACGAGCGGTACTTTCTGGTAGCCGGCCGCCGGCCGCGCGCCGCGCTGGTCGAGATGGCCGAAGTGCATGCCGCCGCCGGCCAGTATGGCGCGGCGATCGGTATCCTCGAGAGTCTGCAGGCCCTGCAGTATGAATATGCCCTCGCGAGCCGCATCGCGCGCTACCGGTATTACATCCAGGACCATGCCGGCGCCATCCGCGATCTTGAGGCCATGGTCGCGCGCAATCCACGCGACATGGAAGCCCGCGATCTCCTCGCTCAGGTCTACGACGAGTCCCGCCGGTTTAACCAGTCGGATTCCGTCTACCACGACCACGTCGAACGCCTGGCGCTGTTCTCCCGTCTCGAGCCGATCGCCGAGGAACGGCTCAGTCAGCGGATCATGCTCGTCGAGCACCTGCTTGATACCGACTATGTGGGCCTCTTCGTGCCGGTCTCCCAGTACATCGCCGCCCGGGGCACGATCACCCGCTATGAACACTGGGCCCAGGGGATGCTCACCCAGGTCACCATCCCCCGACAGCCGCACCCGTTTGTGCTCACTGCCGGCCTCATCTCCCATTTCCAGAACGGCACGCGCCGGCTGCTGCCCGACTCGGGCCGTTCGCTGGAGCGGACCAATCAGGTGATGGTCGGGGGGATCTTCAACCTCGCCAACCCCGCGCGCGACGCGTCGTCGTTCACGAGCCGGATGTCGCTGTCGGCCGGGTTGTTCGATTACGCCGGCGGCCGCACGACCGGTTTCGCGGAGATCACCTACCTGAACCGCATCGCCGGCGACTACCAGTTCTCGCTCGGCCTGCGCAACACGGAGGGCGCCACGGTGCTCTGGTCGCCGGCCGGCGGTCAGTTCGGCCTGCGCCTTACCCAGTTCGAGGCGAAAGGGCGCAAGCTGCTCTTGAAAAATGACCGACTCAGCCTGCAAGGCGGCCTCGCCGTGAACGCCGTTCGCGGCCTCGCGGATAGCACAGCCACCGGGGTCGGAGACAACGTGGGTACCGATCTCCGCCTTGAAGGTAGCTACCTGATCGTACCCTTTACCCGTTTCGGGCTCTCTTACAACGGGATCAACTATCGGGACATCCTCGAGACGTACTTCTCCCCCCAGGATTACCGTGCATACGATATGTGGGTGGAGTACGAGCGCGAATTTAAGATCGACTGGTACATCCGCGCGCGCGCCACCACGGGCCTCGTTTCCTACCGTCGCGACGCGATCGCGGCGCGGATCGAGTCGGACCTGATCTACCGCATCGTCGATCAGGTATCGGTGAGTCTCAGCGCCAGCGCCGGCTACTCCGTGCGCTTCCTCGAGGGCACCGGTATTCTACGCGACGATCGGTATCGCATGGTGGTATTTTCCGGCTCCCTGTACTGGACGCTTTAGATGGCATTAACATGGGTTTTATAGAAGAATTGCGGGATTGGCTGCAGGTGCGCTCCGAGGGTGGAGCAGACGGCCCGAGGGTGCCGGCCGAAGGGGGTGGGGCGTCGTCTGCGCGGCGTGAAGGCGTCGTCGCGCCGGCGCGTGCGTCGCGAAGCGGCCTGCCGCAGCCCATCTCCAGCATACCGTTCCAGCCGATCGTGGTGCCCCGCGCCGATGTCGTCGAAGACAAGGGCCGCAAGTATCTCATGCGGATCCTGACCTACGGTAGCCTGTCGTTTTTCCTCTTCGTGGTGATCTATGTCTTCATGGAGGATCCCGGGAATTTCCTCCTGCGGTGGACGGGCAAAAAAAGCACGCTGTCGTGGCAGGGGCTGGGTGTCTATTCGTCTATCGTCGCGCTGGTGCTGTTCCTGATCATCCTTCTGATTCGGTACCTTACGCAGCTGAATACCGCGTACCTGGCCACGACCAAGCACACCCTCACCGAAGAGACGCCGCGCCACCTGCCGCCGGTGTCGATCATCGTGCCGGCGTACAACGAAGGCAAGCTGCTGCAGACGACGATCCACTCGCTCCTGCACCTCGATTATCCCCAGTACGAGATCATCATCGTCGACGATGGTTCGAAGGACGACACGGCGTTTATCGCCCGATCGCTGGTGGGCAACTACGGTAAGGCGCACGTCAAACTCGTCGAAAAACCGAACGGTGGGAAGTCGACCGCGCTCAACGCCGGCATCCAGGTGTCAGAGTACGATTTTGTGTTGTGTGTCGATGGCGACTCCCAGCTCTCGCCGAACACCCTCAAGGCGGCGATCCGGCATTTCGACCAGCCGGATATCGGGGCCGTCGCCGGCAACGTAAAGGTGGATAATCGGGATAACATCTGGACCACACTTCAGGCGCTCGAATATGTCGAGGGTCTCAACATGGCCCGCTCGGCCCAGAGCCTGTTTAAACTCGTCAACATTATCCCAGGGCCGCTCGGGCTCTTTCGGAAACAGGCGATTGTCGACGCCGGCTACTACAGCTCCGACACGTTCGCCGAGGACTGCGACCTCACGCTCAAGATCATTCGGCAGGGATGGCGCGTAGAATACGAACCCAACGCCCGTTCCTACACCGAAGCCCCGAACACGCTCACCAACCTGCTCAAGCAACGGTATCGGTGGACTCGTGGCATCATCCAGGCGATTCGTAAACACCGCGACCTCTTTTTTAACCCGACGATCAATTTCGGCGGTACGGTCGTGCTCTGGTCGTTGGCGTTCGAGTCGCTTATCTGGCCGGTGATGAACGTCTTCGCGAACCTCTATTTCATCTTCATAGCCACCGCCTTCGGCTTGATCTACTTCCTGGCCTACTGGTGGCTTAGTCTCACGATCCTTGATCTCATCGCGGCCCTGTATTGTGTGGCTGTCGAAAAAGAGGAAGCCCGGCTGATTTTTTATTCGCTCTTTTATCGACTCTTCTTCATTCTCATCATCGATGTCTGCAAAACGTTTGCAACCATCGAGGAATTCCTCGGGCTTGGGATGGTCTGGGGGAAATTGGAACGAATTGGGCAGCAGGCCTGAATAAGAGCTATGTGATGGCCTGATTTTTGACGGAACCCCGGTAAATATAGAGGAAACCACCATGGAGATTGTCCCGATCCTTTCCACCATCATTCTGGTCGGTACGGTAGCCACGTTTATTCTCGCTGTGGCTGCGTATGTGCTTTACAAAATGCGCGAACTGCGAGGCAACGCCGTCGAACGCCAGGAGCAGCCTGTCGCCGATCCACACGTGCTGATGGCCGTTCGCCAGCCGGGCATGATGATGACCGGTGGGGACTCCGCGCCAGCGGAAGCGCGCACGTATATGGCGCCCACCGGCACGACGCCCCCTTCGGGGCGGTATGTCGAGATGAGCAGCCAGTACGCTATTCCAGATTCCGGGGAGGCCGGCCAGCTTCCGCAGCGAGCCGCGGCCGGCATGCCACTCAGCTCATTCTTCTGGGAATACACGGACGACGGCTTCGTGCCGCGCACGCCGGCCGCCGCCCCGCGCGCCGATGCGGGGAAACCCGACAGCGCGGTCTGATTCCCCAATCGTGCGTCACTGACTCTGAAAGCTGAGGACCATGGCCCGTTTCGAGCTCGAACAAGTGAATATCTTGTGGTTCATGACCCTCGGGGTTACGGCGTTATCCGCCGGCGTCCTCGTGTATGTCCTGCTGCTCGAAAGCGCCCTGGGCACGTTCAGCATCAAGGAGTTTTACCCCCGAACGGGCGAGGACCGCGAGCCGCCCCGCATCGCCTTGCTGGCGAGCGATTATACCCGTGACATTCGCGATATCAACCCGCAGGACTCGACCTCCCGCTGGCTCGATAACCTGCTCGCCACCTGGCACGAATTCCTCAGCTCGCCCGACTACGACTTTCCCTACAGCCGCATCTCCGATAGCGACCTGGAGGCTGGCCTTTCCACCGATCATTTTGATGTGCTCATCCTGCCGGCCGCGCTGGCCATGAGCGACCGCGAAGTGGCGCATGTGCTGGCTTTCATGAAAGCCGGCGGCAGCGTATACGCCTCCTGGATGCCGGGCTACTACCGGGAGGACGGCTCCATCCGCGGATGGTCGTTCCTCGAAGAAGCCTTTGGCATCGCGTTCGTCGACTATGTAGATCGCTACCAGGGCAACTACCGGGCGCATGAGTCGATCCATCCGGGCTTTGCCGAGCCGGGTATCTACCTGCCCGTCCTTGCCGATGCGCCGGCGCTGCAAACGGCGCAGTCGTTTGCACCGCTACAGCAGTATCGCTATGTCGCCCCCACCTCCGCTCTGCCTCCGCGCGAAGACTACGTTTTGGCGGACACCCTCACGCTGCCGCTGCGCGATATCGACGGGGTGATGCTTCCCCGTCAGGCCGTGAAGCTCACGTTTTACAGCTGGCAGGGCGATCGGACGGGCCGGCAGGCGCCTTATACATACACCGGCTTCGGGATGGAGCAGTTCGCGCTGCGCGGGAATACCGTTCTCACCGCTGGGATGCCGGGCGGGTACAGCTTCAACGTCCAGGTTTTTGACCCGGCGGTCCGGTTCGAAATTGTGGGCGATAGCACGGAAGTGGTGGGCTACTGGGGCCAATGGGGTCGACATCTGGAGCCGCAACAACTCAACGAACATACCGGCATCGTCTACGGACTGAACTACGGCAGCCGCTTTGTCTATTCCGGCTTTCGACGGGACGCGATGGGCATCGGTCGTAATCCCGAAGATGTCGTCGTGATCGACCGCTTCTTCATCAATGTCATGAACTATCTGCGACGGGCGCCAACCGCCTGGCTGAAGGACTGGCCGGCACCCTACGACGCCGGGGCACTGATCGCGGCCGTAGGCGACGGCGATCTGACCAACCTGGAGGCACTCGCGGATTCGTTTCGAGCACATGAGCTTCGAGCCGATTTCTTCCTAAAGGCCCCCGAGGAGGGCGGGCCGGCGCGCGATGTGCGACCGTTCACCCGAGCGGGGAGGGTGGGCCTGCTTGACGCTCCGGGCAGCGATAGCGGCGAATCGAGCCTGTCGCATGAAAGCCGACTCGCGGCGCTGAAGATGGCCCTTGAAACGGAAACGGCGGTGCCGGTGACCTCCTACAAGCCGGCCGACCCCGGCCGGCTCAGCAAACGACTCCTTCGCGCGCTCCAGTTCACGGGGTTCCAAAATGTCCTGCCCGATTCAATCGCCACGCGCACCGCGCCGGAGGTGATGCTGGATATCGCGCCGCTGATCACCCAGTTCAACGCACAGAGCGGGACAGACCTCGAACTCATCAGCCGGCTCGGAGAGATAGATCCGGATACGGTCGTCGATCTCCAGCGGGCCGATTACCGGCGCGTGGCCCTGGAAGGCGGTGTCTATCAGCTGGTCGTTCACGATACCGGACTGGCCCGTGCGCCGTACCGCGCTTCGGTGCTCCAGACGGCCCTCGCTCTACAAAGCGAGCGGTTCTGGGTGGCCACAAGCGACGAGCTCGCCGCCTGGTGGCGCCAACGCCAGGCGATTCAGGTATCGCTCAATAGAAGCAGCGACGCCCGCGTGGTGCTCCAGATATCGAATCAGAACAGCGAAACAGTCCGGCAACTGGGCATCCTGATCGACCTTGGCCAGCCGGCCGTCAGCATTCAGATCCGCCCCGAACTGATAGGCGGCCCGGTGCCGCAGCACGAGTTGATCGAGGGTAACACGATGGTGATCATCAAGATCAGCGCCCTGCGCCCGCTCCAGACGCGGCTGTACCACATCGACATCGTTCCTGAGGGCATGGAGATCCTATCCGCCGCGCCGTCTCCCGCTCGCCCGGCGCCGGCCCTCGCCGCGCTCCGTCCTGCCCACGCACCATGATCCAGCTCCCGACAGCGCACGTTTATCCTGGCCATCCCGCCTGGCGTCTGGTGCTGGTCGTTGTGCTTGTAGGGGCTCTGGCCGGCGCCATGCCAGGCCTCGCTCCGGCCCAGGGCGTCCACCCCGATGTCCTCCTCACCCGGCCCTCCGCCGAACTGGCAAATGCGCTGGGGTGGATGACCGAGGCACGAACCCCGCCGGTGGGCGTGCTGGCGCCCATGCGTTCCTCTGATCCGGTCGTTGCCGCTTCGCGTGAAGTAGCGGATCGGGCCGTGCGGGGGTGGGAATATCTGCTGTTGGGACTCGATATACCCTACCGCATTCTGGAAGACTCGAGCCTCACGGATGCGGCGCTCAGTGGGATGCGCCTGCTGGTGCTGCCGGCGTCCGAGTCGCTCTCCCCGGCACACCGCGACGCCGTGAAACGCTTCATGGAACGCGGCGGTGGTGTGATCGCATCCGGGCCCACCGGCGCCGCGACCGCACTCGGCGTGGAAGCTGACGACGCGTTCATGCAGGAGGTCTTTGGGCTGCGCCTCGCTGGCGTGCTGCCGGATACCATCAACGGGGTGGATGTGACGCTCCAGGGCGGTCACCCGGTCACGGCCGGACTGCCCGATGGGTATCGGTTTAACGTGGGCCGCGCCCCGGGCGTGACGCTGGCCGTGCCACTCCGGGGTGAATCGCTCGGGACGACGCAGAGTTACGCCGGTGAACTCCTCGCCGACGATCCGACGCTGCTGGCGTACGGACAGTATGGAAATGGCGCCTTCCTCTGGCTGGGTTTCTCGGGCACCGATGTCTCGCACGACACGGAGTCCCAGCATGTCTTCCAGAGGCTCATCGTCAATGCCATCGCCTGCCTGACGGAAACACCGACGGTCGCCCTCCGGGCCTGGCCGAACGGCGCCCGGTCGGCCTTCGCGCTGGCCGTTTTGCCGGAAGTAGGGCACCAGCCCTATCAGTTTCTGACGGTGATGGATGTCTTGCTGGAAGCCCTGCAGACGGAGCAGGCGCCGGCTACGTTTTTCCTGACGACCGACGAGACGCTGTATTACCCGCAGATGGTCGCGCGCATGGCCGCCACCGGCGAGGTAGCCCTCTCCGC comes from Rhodothermales bacterium and encodes:
- a CDS encoding ATPase domain-containing protein, which encodes MTGIDAVDASWGGLYQGGTYLCYGDAASGRGLLAMMFLQAGVEQGESCLFISPGRPQDWFIQADSVSFDLQGAYEQGLVRLLWIPDVSGLHHLDDQMAARALSDFVTIVAQERPMRVVINDFMPFMQFRSFDGFRQAFLGALEALSATETTILLLLPDPINPVSQKIIDFVRNYVSGSIHLELDASSSAGATRRMTLLPGIGHVLHEQIEHWDIASEGGAPRPSARGPLRVRTAAGKKAHSFSPVEQAAGARAATPAFAAQPAGGIVDRAEFVDALRLCYKRRGQDKGSFTLMALRIDANNPTPSPVPFPELADHVERVLRADDRLLVDPTSRRLVVLMPEARPDLVQRFFDALQKSLAREYPSSQQHLLESVSVVVVPDGQPFERAEDFMAYAMEAR
- a CDS encoding tetratricopeptide repeat protein; translation: MKDIVYIVFWCLLFAARPAGAQLSDVQAQAVPVAGAPARDIDVLGHYVAANPGDFQARRQYADALYDAGRFREAAHQYDVYLQGMQGSPESVHRFLVALASYDGDNARGERVAQRYIAFFPTDADLYMRLGYFRLWQGKYDGAVEAFEQALRLAPGSTEARQGLQATREGRAVIDRLTTPPPVRAANPTEQPLLDERRYRFIEELLAYKRYADAYDQLMLLSERHTETQRWLAMYETIDRGLVASAGSTPAYPVDRYTFLLQQHPYDKTLRFRLVDALADAGRIAEAYTVLLDQDYMSPQDTAYVRRLAMLESERAMLAEGYMAKLEARFANESNDRDVLRELIDAFLAQRRSDEALILYERMLASYPEDSATRLDYAGLLAQNGLFTEAFSQAERLLALDTTDVDYRLLYARLEIASGEITPRSDWYLETHLQRYPEDADALLDRAERELALGNQDEADRHLRRAFAVGAPSDRNRMYAIDARIERAIQRRAVERETQALSEARMLGGLGNVTAAVEAYERYFLVAGRRPRAALVEMAEVHAAAGQYGAAIGILESLQALQYEYALASRIARYRYYIQDHAGAIRDLEAMVARNPRDMEARDLLAQVYDESRRFNQSDSVYHDHVERLALFSRLEPIAEERLSQRIMLVEHLLDTDYVGLFVPVSQYIAARGTITRYEHWAQGMLTQVTIPRQPHPFVLTAGLISHFQNGTRRLLPDSGRSLERTNQVMVGGIFNLANPARDASSFTSRMSLSAGLFDYAGGRTTGFAEITYLNRIAGDYQFSLGLRNTEGATVLWSPAGGQFGLRLTQFEAKGRKLLLKNDRLSLQGGLAVNAVRGLADSTATGVGDNVGTDLRLEGSYLIVPFTRFGLSYNGINYRDILETYFSPQDYRAYDMWVEYEREFKIDWYIRARATTGLVSYRRDAIAARIESDLIYRIVDQVSVSLSASAGYSVRFLEGTGILRDDRYRMVVFSGSLYWTL
- a CDS encoding glycosyltransferase family 2 protein codes for the protein MGFIEELRDWLQVRSEGGADGPRVPAEGGGASSARREGVVAPARASRSGLPQPISSIPFQPIVVPRADVVEDKGRKYLMRILTYGSLSFFLFVVIYVFMEDPGNFLLRWTGKKSTLSWQGLGVYSSIVALVLFLIILLIRYLTQLNTAYLATTKHTLTEETPRHLPPVSIIVPAYNEGKLLQTTIHSLLHLDYPQYEIIIVDDGSKDDTAFIARSLVGNYGKAHVKLVEKPNGGKSTALNAGIQVSEYDFVLCVDGDSQLSPNTLKAAIRHFDQPDIGAVAGNVKVDNRDNIWTTLQALEYVEGLNMARSAQSLFKLVNIIPGPLGLFRKQAIVDAGYYSSDTFAEDCDLTLKIIRQGWRVEYEPNARSYTEAPNTLTNLLKQRYRWTRGIIQAIRKHRDLFFNPTINFGGTVVLWSLAFESLIWPVMNVFANLYFIFIATAFGLIYFLAYWWLSLTILDLIAALYCVAVEKEEARLIFYSLFYRLFFILIIDVCKTFATIEEFLGLGMVWGKLERIGQQA
- a CDS encoding polysaccharide deacetylase family protein — encoded protein: MIQLPTAHVYPGHPAWRLVLVVVLVGALAGAMPGLAPAQGVHPDVLLTRPSAELANALGWMTEARTPPVGVLAPMRSSDPVVAASREVADRAVRGWEYLLLGLDIPYRILEDSSLTDAALSGMRLLVLPASESLSPAHRDAVKRFMERGGGVIASGPTGAATALGVEADDAFMQEVFGLRLAGVLPDTINGVDVTLQGGHPVTAGLPDGYRFNVGRAPGVTLAVPLRGESLGTTQSYAGELLADDPTLLAYGQYGNGAFLWLGFSGTDVSHDTESQHVFQRLIVNAIACLTETPTVALRAWPNGARSAFALAVLPEVGHQPYQFLTVMDVLLEALQTEQAPATFFLTTDETLYYPQMVARMAATGEVALSADSDDLLAGQPAPLQLQRLSMAIDAFQTQTGRRPVGLYPPDGLFDVETLKSAHDLGFAYVLDAAPVRREPTFIRWDLELDYRDSLLISVSPARPMLRMHPSELTHPAYWSNQPSTNAMIVRMASALKGDLDRVDASGGLFLYGFQPGIQALTQRRADVIEALAGHARMRGSWMATLGQIDAWWRQRSQLAVRMTPSRRGDGYEIEIDNAGASSVAAVGLTLLLYDRTSDMLDVEGATWRLDEVTRELHLLIDHVPPGTTTLRVRMAPTVLSSSAGR